The DNA segment GCACTTTTGAACTGTCTTGATACTGTCATGGCGGATTCACTCCACCTCCATCATGACAGATTTGGAGACTAGCGGCTTATCTCATACACCATAAATAGGGCTCACAGCAGGCACAGTTGCTAGTCCATAATACCGAGCTTGCGCTGCAGACCAATTGCACTGCTATGCCTAAAGACTTGGAATACGTCCGCAGGAGTTTCTAGCTTAGCGCCGACCTGCACACCGACTGTAGACATTACGTATTTATCAAAAGCTTTCTTGATTTCAGCTTCCGATTGATCTTTTGACCCCACTCTCTCTGCGAGTTCGGTCATACCATGACGCTGCTTCTCGCGGGCAAAAGAACTATCTAGCTGCGCTCTACCAAGCTCATCATCGGTAAATTTATCTTGATTAGGTAGCACTCCATCTGCTTTATAGTCTTCTATCAAAGAATTTCTTGCTACGTCATCGAAAAATTTGTCTCTTTGACCTTGATCGTTTTTATCTGGCATACCTTTTGAAGCAAGAAACCGAATAGCATCTTCCGGACTTTTGAAATTGTCAGGCATATCCTGCATCTTCAAATCAGTCCCGCCAGAAGTTACACCGGCTTCGGTTAACACCTCGCCGCCTTTGCCATCAACTATGGCAAAGCCATCTCCGACCTTGTCGGTAGGTGCACCACCTCTACGGCTGGCCGACAGACCAGACACGGCTCCAGCAGCGTCACCACTCACAGCACCATATGCGGCATCACGTGCCATCTTGAGCGGATCAAATGGCACTTCGGCAGTCGCCTGCGTGTCGTCGCCCTTAACTTGAGCCTTATCCATTGCCAGCACAGAGCCAGCTTCGCTTTCAGCAGGAGTTTTCAATTTGGTTGGTCCTATTTACAAGTAATCCGGCGTCTCAACACAGAGCGTTAGACTCTAAGCCTCAAAGCTATTACTAGCATCGTGAAATACTTGTGAAAAATCGGCCTGCCTGGCTATTTTAGCCAGCTGACATGACCATCTTTGATGTGTCTCATGGCGCCGACGATTTTGAGTTGCTTAGCATCGATTGCGGCTTTGATGACAGGACTCTTTTTGAGATCCTCTATGATTCTTGCAACATTGCGCTCGGTGGCACGTGTTTGCAAATTGTCTCCTGCGCCTTTCTCTTTTTCAGCTTCTTCTACCGCAGGTCTGATCAATTTAATCAGATCAGGTAGACTACCGGGCAATGGTTTATTTTTAATAGCAGCCTCTACAGCACCGCATTTGGTGTGACCAAACACGACTATCAAAGGCACTTTTAGCGCCGCAACAGAGTACTCGATTGAGGCTAGCTCAGGCATGGCGCAAACATTGCCAGCCACACGCACTACAAATAAATCGGCAAAGCCCTGGTCAAAAACAATCTCAGGAGGCACCCGCGAATCAGCACACCCGAGGACAGCCGCAATCGGTGTTTGCCCCTCAAGGGCTGTGGCTCGGCGTCGCTCGGCATCAATGCGCGGATGGATACTCTTACCATCTATATAGCGAGCATTGCCCGCCTTTAGAGACTTGAGCGCTGCATCTGGGGAGACATCAGCAAGAGCGCCACAGGTGGAGGCAAGTAGTGCTAAACCAAGAAAAGCGGGGAGGAGATTTTGTTTATTCATCTTGCCATTTTATAAGAAGATGGGCAGCATCACAACACATTGCCAAGGAGTAAGATTTGCGAGAACAAACTGCGCTGATGCTCCCGCCACCTACTTTCGCAGAATCTTCTCCATTGTTTTGCCTTTTGCAAGTTCATCAATTAACTTATCCAGATAGCGAATCTCGCGCATGGTCTCTTCTTCGATTTCTTCGATGCGCACACCGCAAATCACACCTTTGATCAATACTCTCGCTGGATTGAGCTGAGGCGCTTGCTCAAGAAAAGTCTCAAAGTCTGTTTGCTTACTCAAATGCTCTGCCAGAGCTTTCTCACTATATCCAGTGAACCAACAAATGATTTGATCAACCTCAGCCTTTGTCCGCCCCTTCCTCTCAACTTTAGCGACATACAGAGGATAGACACGGGCAAAGCTCATTGTGTAGATGCGATGTTTAGTAATGAGTATTCACTCCCGTTTTATGGATGCCAATTGATATCGGCTGTCCAATTTGAGACAGTAAAGCCCGAGGGCAACTTATAATACGCCCAAACCACTTGTCAGGATTACATACTGTCGTAAATCGCGTTTTTCTCTTGCTCAGTGAGGTCTCGCCCTAAGTCACGCAGCTTGTAGCGATGGCCTTGCTCTCCTGATGGGAGACGACCACTAGTGTCCCAGTCAGAGCCCCTTATACCAACAAATACTTTGTAAGGAAGCTCGTGCTTACAAGTTGAGGTTATAATCGCGACAGCGTCTTTGATACCAAGAGTCTTGCTAGCGTCAAATGTATACCAGCTTGGAGTATCGATTTGAGTTGGATGCCTCACAGACTCAAAGCCAGCAATGGCGGTTGGCCTCAATCGTTCGTGAAGATCCTCACTTGATTCTCCCGGACGCTGCTGAATCTCTTGACGCCTGTCAAAAACACGGTGATCAATTTCTTCACCGGCTGAATCGTTACTTAATACAGGCGCGGCGCCAAACTGCCCATCTAACGTGCGCTGAGCTGCGCTAAATGACTCAGTTTTGCCAGAATTTATATCCAATGCCGTTGGGGTACGCAAGTTGGCAAAATTATCTAACGCTGGCTCCTGGACCCCAGTTAGCCTGGATTCCGCTGCCGGCGATTGTTCTTCAAATTTTGCCATTGAATTTATCTGCTGCAACGCACCCTACTGTGCCTTCATACCCACAGGGCACAGTTCATAACGACTCGGTCATAGATAGCGACGAATAGCACGTCTGTAAAACTCTCGACCAGGTGATAACGGTTTTCGAGACACGAATGAATTATCGACATGGAGACTAAGTAACCTCAAAACTTCCTAGGGATCGGATGTTCCAAAATGTACTCACAAGCTACTTTTACTCTCTCCGCAATCCTTTTGCAAAGAGCCGCATTCTCCTGCTCTTTTCGTTTTAGCAAATCAGGATGCCACAACTGCCTTGCATCACCAGACGGCATCTCATAAAAGTCATCGGCGAGACGATACAATGAGACATACGGCTCCTTTTCGTCGAGTCCAGGATCTACGACTGGGCGACACATCACCCAATCAGCTTGACTATACAATGAGTCATATGGCTGCTTTTGATCGAGACCGAGTACAACGATAGGACGACGCATCGCCATAACTGCCTGCTGAGCGGTCCAATCGCCTTTGAGAAAAGTCTCTGCCACATACTGAAGGGTAAAGACAGGTTCCCGTAATTGAAGCATGAGAAGCTTCAGCTTTGCAATTATCTCCTCTCGCTTTCTCTCTTCAAATGCATTACGTCGAGCTGGCAATTCGGCAGCGGCAGCACCAGTCAAAAATTTATCGAAGTGCAAATCCAGTTGAACAAACCAATCAAAACAAGACAATGTGAGCAGGTTGTACTCATCGGCTTGCTTACATAATTGGCTACATCCTTCCATCAAGCCGACTTCGCCATCGAGAATCTGATAGATCAGATGCACCATACCGGTCCAGTTCGTTTCATTCAATTCAATGGATTCGGACAGCATGATTACCCTGTAGTTTAATGCCTGCGGTCAATTATAGCTCGATGCCTGACCTTAGGATGCAGCGCCTGTGATCATAGGAGCCTGCCCAGGCTAGCCGGTGCGGCACAACCGCATTTAATATCGAACTTTCTGTCAAAAAATCCCCGGGTCGGTATAGACAATCAGCACTGGTTCCAACCACCTTTTCTAAACCACTATTCCCAGGTGTTTACTATGCAAAAGCTTGCCGACCCACCCAACAACGCTCTTGAGAGTCATCGCGCCGGTACCGAGTCCACAGACCATGGTGACGCCCAACTATCACGTTTTGTCCAATCTGAAGTTTACCCAGTCAAGGCCGAAACCGCCAGTTTGCAAATGGCAAATCAATATGGGGACTACGCATATAGAGTTAGCGAGAGCCTCACTCCCGCGCAGCAACAAAAAGCTGATGTGCTGGATCCGCAAATGCTCGAGCGCGCCGGTAAAGCGATGGCTGGCTTGATCCTCGATAAGGGTCGCATGGATATGGAATCACAGGAAGGTCAACTGATGTTCCTGATGGCGTTTCAAGCCTACGGCAAAGAAGGTGCGGCAGGCGTACAAAAGCTACTTGATGCAGTCAACAAAAATCTTGGCGGCGAATTTAAAGTTGAAATGAAAAACGACCCAGCTCTAACTAAACGAATTATCGAAGAATACAACAAAACCGGTCAGGTAGCGCCCGAGTTTGTAGGCAGCATCGAGTTAAAAGACAAGGCTGGCCGCCCCCGTGGTGACGTGCTATTTTTATATAGCAAGGAGAGCCCTGGTACAAAGATTTAGGTTAACCGTGCGGCTCAGTTGCAAAAACAGTTTGGGTTAATAGCAAAACGTTCTGTCCGGAATTTTGGAAAACTCTCAATAAGACTAGCTACTGGCCGGCTTTTATCTTAAAAATTGCAATCCATAGCATGCCTACCAAGAAAATCAACTCTACGATGAGAGGGAGGAAAAGTAGTGAGGTTCGCCTATGCTGTTGATTGCTTAGACATCTAACTTTATTGAGTGTCCATTTCCAGAATGAGTATAGCCCAAATCCGCCAAATTCCAATTGTCCCATCCCACCGAAAACAACACCTTCAGTTATGAAGCTGGTCCAGGAAAGCGACTTCAGAAGCATCCAGAAAGCAATTGTACACAGCAAGTAGGCAACATACTTAAGAATCGTTGTGCCAGGTGTGTCATCCAACGCACTTTGAAGATTAGAATTGAAAGACG comes from the Candidatus Obscuribacter sp. genome and includes:
- a CDS encoding carbonic anhydrase, translated to MNKQNLLPAFLGLALLASTCGALADVSPDAALKSLKAGNARYIDGKSIHPRIDAERRRATALEGQTPIAAVLGCADSRVPPEIVFDQGFADLFVVRVAGNVCAMPELASIEYSVAALKVPLIVVFGHTKCGAVEAAIKNKPLPGSLPDLIKLIRPAVEEAEKEKGAGDNLQTRATERNVARIIEDLKKSPVIKAAIDAKQLKIVGAMRHIKDGHVSWLK
- a CDS encoding DUF2200 domain-containing protein; translation: MTKHRIYTMSFARVYPLYVAKVERKGRTKAEVDQIICWFTGYSEKALAEHLSKQTDFETFLEQAPQLNPARVLIKGVICGVRIEEIEEETMREIRYLDKLIDELAKGKTMEKILRK